Genomic window (Cucumis sativus cultivar 9930 chromosome 2, Cucumber_9930_V3, whole genome shotgun sequence):
TCTCTGGACTTCAGATGCGCAGGTCAGTGAACACCATCCAccctgaaaaaaaaaagaggaacaTACCCTTTTGGTTCCTTGGTATAATATAAGTTTGGGTCGTTGGTTTCAAAACgattttgagtttagtttcCATTTAGTCCATAATTTCAACCTTTACACTTTTTACCAAGTTTTCACTAAAACTCACTTTTGATGTCCAACACATTAgcttttagttaatttttaaaaattattataatttgagcATCTTAACTAATTTTAGCGgtgataaaaaattaatgagtactaatttaattattttaaatgagtgtttagtaaaaaaaacaaaggaaaaaatgtaaattttgaaatttagagacTAAATGAAAACAACTCCAAACTTGAAGTTTTAAAACCAAATACAATTAACATTTTGGAATCTACCGACAAAATAGAAACATTCTCAAAAGAAACCCTCAGAATGAACAAACTGCAGCCTCTAATCCCTTGTCTTAGGAGGGCATTAACACAAGTGAATTATGTTGAATTGTTGCAGGACCAGTTAGATGAGTCATAGAAGGGCATCATAAGCTCGACCTGTCCTGTGCTTGTGAATGGTGGGGGGAGGAGGTGGGCTTCAAATGTCATTTACTTTATgctatgttttaaaatgtgtGAATCTGGAAAAATTAAACGCATGCATTAGTCTGTGAATGATGCCGTCTTGTACTCAGACTAACAACTTGATCTTGAATTctgaagttaaaaaaaaaatatatattggtgggttttttcttcttctttcttttcttgaccGAGGGTggactttcttttttttactctaAAAAAGAATCAGAATGAAGAACACTTTTTAGCTTCATATTTGCTTGATCTCAAGTTCTGATATCATATCCCCCACACTCTATACTCAGTTTTATTGGTTGAACACAACCAATGGGAATATGGCATTTTAAAGAGTGGCCCTCCATTAAGGTGCTTTTATGGAGGACTAGAAGAATGGTGGACAGTTTGTCTAAATGATTAGGAACTGTTATTGGtgtaactttttttgttttttcaaatgggATTTGGGGTCAGAGCCACATGTATAGTAATGTTGGTGGATTCTGTTTAATTGAGACTGATAAATTGGCTTTTTGTGTCAGGTTGGCCAGTTTCTGGCTTTTTGCTTTAGGCGGGTttggtttttatattattatgtccattttcaaatgtgaaaacctattttatatatatatctatagggtcaaatttttaaaccttaactttgaattttctgCTACTAAAAATCCTAGACTATAACAGTAGTTGGGTTTGATGCTTTAGATGTCATCAATCTCTTCAACGAGGTGGATTCGGTTTCGGTTGGAAAGGTTATATAACCTTGATGTGCATTTTATCATATTGCTTGAGATGAAAACAAATGGGatgtttattttatcatattgCTTGAGATGAAAACAAATGGGATGTTTGAGGCAAGGGTTCCATCAGATTATAATCAATAGCACACTTTGCTAAagtaaatattgtttaaaaatcttCGAATAACTAgtaaatcttattttaaaattttcaattttagctACGATAaatactattaaaaaaattcaatttgttaccgtatttatttttttgttaaagcaAGTTTATAATTCACACCTCAAACATATACTATCTTAATCACTTAATTATAATCGCTTTTAATTACTAAGataattagtgaaaataaaataattagaatatcTTAATCACTTAATTATAATCGCTTCTAATTACTAAGataattagtgaaaataaaataattagaattataataactgatttgttataataatttgcTGTTCTCAAACACTccaaaaacttttttaaaatatgtttttatagaTACGTTTTTATGGCtttaaatcattaatattAAACTTGTGAATATATCCATtcaagttttaattatttaattattattacttttgtttgatttcatttaaattcacctctaaaaaaaactcatcatTTTGAGACTTAATAGAAAACAGAAGTATTCATATGAATGTTCGAAATTAACTTAACAATGAAAGTCCAATCTTCTTTAGTATAAATTGGGGGTGAGAGTTGTGAAAGTTCGATTTGGAGATACGAATCCATAGCTTCTTGATCTTCAGGGACAGGTTTTAGTTGATTAGCCCTTATTGGCTGAGAGttcaatttgattgatttttcttaaccttaaaaaaaacattgaattTAAGATGACTTTCTTTCTccacatttttaaataataaaaattgtttatattcaTTATCTTAACTGAAAAACTGACCttgaaagtagaaaaatggaaaatccAGCTTAAATCAATGGAGGAACTCTCCATTGAAAGCAATGCAAAATGCAGATTAACAAAGAACAGTTGGCTTCAATCAAATCTGATGTATACTACAAAACTACTCAAGTTGAGCATTTTATCTTACAAAATTGATTTGGATTCCACCCATTACCCCAGAGATGATAAACATAATTTGGCTCTAAGATCATAAAAAATCCCACACCTACGAAGATTTCACGATGAGATCCAAGGCCATTAAACAACAAGTgaagcaaaaaataaaaaataaaaaaaacattaaaaggtATTTTTGACAACCACTTGCTCTGCAGAACTCTTCTTCACAACTCCTCTAGAGCATAATTCATTAAGCAATTCCAATGCCTCCTTGGCTAAACCTTCATAAGCCAATCCTTCAATAAGAATCATGTATGAAGTCTCGGTCGGTTTACATCCTCTGGCAACCATGTACGCCAAGAAATCGATGGCTCGTACAGTTTGTCGAGCCTTACAGAGTCCTAACATGATAGAGTTATATGTGATAGCATTTGGTTTCACACCCATTTCTTCTAAATCGTGAAAAAAAGCAATTGCTTCATCAACTTTTCCTTCTCTGCTCAGCCCACCAACAAGCGTGGAGTATGTAATTATATCGGGTTTGAGTCCTTTTCCCTTCATCTCATCTAGAAGTTTTATGGCATCGTCTGTTTTACCTACCTTTGACAACCCATCAATGACTGTATTGTATGTAATCAAAACAGGAGAGCAGCCTTTGCTACCAAGTTGATTCAGTATCTCAACCGCGACGTCTACCTTCCCATCTTTACACAATGCTGTCAATAGAGTATTGTACGTCACAATATCTGGATAACAACCTCTAGAAACCATGATATCCAAATACTCAATCGCTCGTTCCATCTTCTTATCTTTGCATAATGCATGGAGCAAAGGGTTGTAACTCAAGGAATTTGGAGTACATCCATGCTGAGGCATCTTCTCCAAAACATCGATTGCTCGACCAATTAACCCCTTTCGACATAAGAAATTAATCAGGATATTGAAAGTAACAACACTAGGTGAACAACCCTTCCGAATCATCTCGGCCAAGAACTTCTCGGCATCCATCCACCTTCCTGTACTACACATGCTACGCAGAATAATGTTATGAGTGATTACATTAGGTTGGCAACCATAAGAAGGCATGTGATTCAAGAACCTAATAGCTTCATCTAACCTTCCTTCCTTACAAATCCCATTAATAAGAACATTATAAGTAACAACATCAGGTTTACATCCTTTGTCCCTCATTTCATCCAACAATTTCATTGCCTGTCCAACTCCACTCTCTTTACAAGTTGCTTCAATCAAAATAGTATAGGTTATTACATCAGGATAACACTCTCTCTGCATCTGTCGATCCAGAACTTCCATTGCTTCCTTCAACTTACCACTGTCACAGAGTGTACGCAAGATTGTATTGTATGTGACAACATCAGGAGAAACACTCATTCGATCTAAAAGTTGTAAAGCACTGCCAATTTCACCCGTTTTACAGTAACCACTGATAAGAACATTGTAAGTTATCACATCAGGAACAGCACCAGAATCTTCTAAAATTTCCATTACACGAGTTGCCTTCCAAGTTTTTCCAGTTTTGCACAAACCACGAATCAAACTAGTACAAGCTATTATATCAGGAATATCACCACGACAAACCATATCTTCTAGAAATTTAAACCCTTCTTCCAATTCCCCATTTCTTACCAATCGACGAAGATGATTGTTGTTCTCGACTTCCTCGGAACTCTGCGAATGATTCGAatatgaagatgatgaagaactGGAACCATTCAAATGGGTATGAAGATTTTTCTCCCCATGTGACAATCTACCATTGGAACTAAAAGTATCCACCCTCGGAACCGCACGGACAAGTTGTTCTTCAGAACCATAAGAAGGAATAACAAAAAACCGACCTTTTTCTCCCGCATGAAGCCTTAAAGAATTAGTCTCCGACGAAACCCTTCCTTTGGCCATAACTCTACGGTCGCGGTTTTTGGCGGTGTGACGGTGAAACAAACAGAACCCATCTGTGTAATGCTTTGCAGGCAAGGTTAAATCCATTCTCCACCTTCAACTGGAAGGAGACAAAAGGGTTTGATGTTTAGAACACCATTTTAGTCCAAtgtcaataaattaaagaaatggaTGTCAATGGGGTCTTAGTATTTCAGTCTATGGAAGGGGAGAGATCGAGGAATTTGCAAAAGACGAGAGATTGAGAGAGCGGGAAGCTTACAGAGTGTAAAAATGGAGGCGGCGTTTTTGCTTATCCAGTTTCTGAGACGGTCATCGTCTTTGTCTAAGAAAAAAGACGCTGGTGGACTGCAGAGGCGAGTCACTCGAGGCAAAGCTAGCCCAATCAATTTTAGTGGGCTTTTCTACTAATGATCCTTTATTGGATTTTTATCGTTCTTTTTCTCGAGTCCATTCggtaaaataagttttaaaaatgaggGTCAGAACCAAAACTCAATATAGATTTGATACATTTCATACACTTTCctacattaaaatatattgtattcacaaaaagaaaaaatatttaacacaCTTTAAATAGCATATTCTTAGTTTGTCACCGACtgcaatttcatattttatcgATTATTGAGCAAACAAAAGTCAAGCTAGACCTATTTGATTATATAGAGAAGGGATTCGAACTAAATTAAtgaatcaatcaaatgtaattCAAAATGCTTAGCTCAACTTACCTAATATATTTGTAGAGTGTTTGATCTCTAGACTTAACTCATATCTATATTATTTGGAACTTATATTGTAATAATATGTACTTCTAACGgttaaaatatgtaattaacttgttatcataattttagttcaatgataattaaaatagttttttattttagagatGAAAGTAGTGTTCGATAATTAtgctaaaaaattaaacataagatcAACTAAtctacaaaattgaaaatttgaaaacagaCATTAGATGAATCAATATTTTGCAATATTGCAACCCAAATAAAGTAttaagaggaaaaagaagcaCTTGAGTCATAATGGGATTATTAAAGATGAAGTGACGAGAGAATTCATATAAGATGTATAGTGTAAGCTTTGATTTCTCTCGTCATTTTGGCGTTATCAACAAGGCTCTCCTAAGTCTTAATTCTCGTGCCATATTTTTAAAGGAAAAGCACTTTTACCAAATTTggaacaattttattttctaaactaccaataataaatcaaccattttttgtttttcttttaactcttttcaatatttattacaaCATTCTTGCTAGAAGTTgatttaattagaaattaagtcaaataaccaaaatatttataaaaaatcaagtcacatcaaatttcattttttcatattatgaatatgacaaaattaatgaaatcagatgataataattatcaaaGAGATATCAGACGATAATCATAGAACTATATGATGgtctcaaatttcaatttttgcaaatttagaaaatgttgtgaaatatgttatattatcatatacttttttttttcatgtttttacaAAACTCCcgtctataaattttaataggTAAGAGTTTAGACTCTGTCTTTTAAAATCTATagcaatttagtttttataaaagaagtataaccatttataataatttgagtttaattttaatatataaaaattaacaaaatatttacactaaaaataaaatcttaatagATTAAATTAACTGTGACTAAAATGttataagataaaaattatagattaaattgttataaaattgaaatctatACAACATTGAAACAAATCCCAAATtattgaagtaaaatttggagGGTAAATATAACTTTGtgataaagtttgttttatgcaTTATAATTTCTACTATAAACACGAGATATTAGATTCCCTCAACTTAgacatagaaaaaaatttaatacataaaagaaaaaagaaatataaaagagagGAGAAAATGGAAGGCACCAACAAAGCGGTTTAGGCCTCCGTCACCAACCTACTACTAACCCCACTCCGCACTGCTGAAAACGGAAGAGCACCAAATCAAAAGGGAAGTCCGTCGGATCTTTTACGCATTTCCATATCGGAGTATCCTCCCCTCCATCACCCACCGTAATCAATGGCTATGGCTCTTCGAAGAATTGCCGTCGGCGTTACGAACCCcattcttcctcttctcaaTGCCCGCTTCCTCCATCGCATGGTTCTTTTTTATCTCCCCGTCATTCTTAACTcataatacatttttcatttcttctctgATTCcggattcttcttcttctttttcgtatttgaaattattttctatgGCTGCCTGCAGTCTTCTCTGTCCGGGGCAGCTGCGGAGGAAAGGGAGAAGGCT
Coding sequences:
- the LOC105434655 gene encoding pentatricopeptide repeat-containing protein At1g09900, whose translation is MDLTLPAKHYTDGFCLFHRHTAKNRDRRVMAKGRVSSETNSLRLHAGEKGRFFVIPSYGSEEQLVRAVPRVDTFSSNGRLSHGEKNLHTHLNGSSSSSSSYSNHSQSSEEVENNNHLRRLVRNGELEEGFKFLEDMVCRGDIPDIIACTSLIRGLCKTGKTWKATRVMEILEDSGAVPDVITYNVLISGYCKTGEIGSALQLLDRMSVSPDVVTYNTILRTLCDSGKLKEAMEVLDRQMQRECYPDVITYTILIEATCKESGVGQAMKLLDEMRDKGCKPDVVTYNVLINGICKEGRLDEAIRFLNHMPSYGCQPNVITHNIILRSMCSTGRWMDAEKFLAEMIRKGCSPSVVTFNILINFLCRKGLIGRAIDVLEKMPQHGCTPNSLSYNPLLHALCKDKKMERAIEYLDIMVSRGCYPDIVTYNTLLTALCKDGKVDVAVEILNQLGSKGCSPVLITYNTVIDGLSKVGKTDDAIKLLDEMKGKGLKPDIITYSTLVGGLSREGKVDEAIAFFHDLEEMGVKPNAITYNSIMLGLCKARQTVRAIDFLAYMVARGCKPTETSYMILIEGLAYEGLAKEALELLNELCSRGVVKKSSAEQVVVKNTF